The genomic segment GCGACGAAATGGTGCAGATCATCGCCCGCGAAGTTGCCGCCGCCAATGTCGGTCTGAAGGTTCAGATCTATCCTGCGTCGTCCTTGTACAAGGCCACTGAGCAATGGGGCGCCCTGACCCGAGGGCAGCTCGACATGACGGCCCTGCCGCTGGATTACGCGTCCGGCCGTGTACCGCAATTCTCCGCCACACTGATGCCCGGGCTGGTGAAGAACTATGACCACGCCCAGCGCCTGAACGAGTCGGACTTCATCAAGGAAATACACGCGATTGCCGAGAAGAACGGCGCGATCATCCTGGCCGATGCCTGGCTGGCCGGTGGGTTCGCCTCCAAGGAAAGCTGCATTACTTCGCCCGACACCATCAAGGGCCAGGTCATCCGCGCCGCCGGGCCGGCCTTCGAAAACATGCTCGCCGCCGCCGGTGCCTCGATATCGTCGATGCCGTCCTCCGAGATCTACAGCGGCATGCAGACCGGCGTACTGGACGCCGCCAACACATCGAACGACAGCTTCGTCTCGTACCGCCTGTATGAACAGGTGAAATGCCTGACCGCGCCGGGTGAAAACGCCCTGTGGTTCATGTATGAACCCGTCCTCATCTCCAAGCGCACCTTCGACAAGTTCACCCCGGAACAAAAGGAAGCCATGCTCGCCGCAGCAAGCAAGGCCGAAGCCTACTTCGCCGAGGAAGGTCCCAAAGGCGAGCAGCGGATGAACGAGACCTTTTCCAAGGCCGGCGTCAAGGTCGTGAGCCTGAGCAAAGAGGAACACGACGCCTGGATGCAAGTCGCGCGCGACTCTTCCTACAAGTACTTCGCAGAGAAAGTCAAAGGCGGCCAAGACCTTCTGGACAAGGCACTCGCCGTGCAGTGATGCACCACATGGCCGCTTCCTCAGCGGCCTTCGCTGTGTTCGAGCTCGCGCCGCGCTCCTGCTTTATGGCTCGGGTTTAAAGGAGTCCCCATGCCCAGACGATTCATTCGCTCCATCGAGGCCCTGTCGCGCCTCGGTGGGGTCAGCTCCGTGTTGCTGTTGATCATCGCCATGGTTGTCATGTGTCAGATGATCCTGATGCGCTACCTGTTCAGAGCGCCCACCGTCTGGCAGACCGAAGTCGTGGTGTTTGCCGCCACCGCGGCGATATTCATCGGTGCGCCTTACGTATTGATGAAGAAGGGCCACGTCGGCGTCGACGTCGTAGAGTTGATGATGTCCCCGCCAAACCGACGCCGCATGCAGCTGCTCGGTGCGGTGCTGGGCCTGACGTTCTGCGTGCTGATGACCGTGGCGAGCGTCATCTACGTGCACGAGGCCTGGGAAGGCGGCTGGACCACCCCGACGATTGCCGCCATACCGCTGTGGATTCCCGCAACGCCCATGCTGGTGGGCTTCGGCCTGCTGTGTCTGCAATACGTGGTAGAGATGATGAAGCTGATATGCCCCGCGCTGGCGATCTCGGGGCAGCAAAGCGACTCGGCCGCGAAAGACGAAATCATCGGCCACAGCCGCCAGAATCTGGGAGAAGCACCATGACTCCAACCCTTGCAGGTACGCTTCTGATCTGTGCCTTGCTCCTGTTTCTGGCCACCGGCATGCCGATCGCCTTTGCCCTCGGCCTGGCGGCCATGGGCGGTCTGTTCATGGCGATGGGGCCCGATGTCATCGGCGTTGTGGCGGAAACCATGTTCGCTGGCATCGGCAATCTGGCATTCGTCTCGATTCCTATGTTCGTGCTGATGGGCGCCATCGTCGCCGGCACCCCCGCCGGAGCCGACCTTTATCGCGCACTGGATCGCTGGATGTACAAGGTTCCAGGTGGCTTGGTGTTATCCAACATCGGGGCCTGTGCGGTATTTTCCGGCATGACCGGCTCGAGCCCGGCCACTTGCGCTGCGATCGGCAAGCTGGGCATTCCTGAGATGATCAACCGAGGCTACCCCTCTTCGGTGGCGACCGGGTCGATTGCCGCGGGCGGCACGCTCGGCATCCTGCTGCCGCCGTCGGTGACGATGATCATCTACGGCATCGCCACGGAAACATCCATCGGCCGGCTTTTCCTCGCCGGGGTTCTACCGGGCCTGATGCTGACCGCCATGTTCATGTGCTGGGCGATGATCGATGCCCGCCGCAAGGGCTTTCGCTTCGGTACCGAAGGTGTGTACTACAGCTTGCGCGATAAGCTGTCAGCGCTGCCGCGGATATTCCCGCTGATCCTGGTCATCATCGGCGTGCTTTACGTGCTTTACGGCGGAGTGGCCACGCCTTCCGAAGCAGCGGGCGCCGGCGCCATGCTCACGCTGGTGGTGGTGGTGCTGGCTTACCGGCTGTTCAAGCTGGGCACCTTCCGCAACATCTTCAGCTCCGGCATGCGTGAAAGCGTCATGATCATGATGATCCTGGCTTCCGCCGAGCTGTTTGCCTTCGCATTGTCTTCGCTCTACATCACTCAATCGCTGGCCGAGACGATTGCCAGTCTGGAGGTCAACCGCTGGGTCCTGATGGGCGTGATCAACGTGTTCCTGCTGGTGGCCGGGATGTTCCTTCCGCCGGTGGCCGTCATCGTGATGTCCGCGCCTTTGCTGTTCCCTATCGTCGTGCAGGCCGGCTTCGATCCCTACTGGTTCGCGGTGGTGCTGACCATCAACATGGAGATCGGCCTGATCACCCCGCCGCTGGGCCTGAATCTTTTCGTCATCAATGGCATCGCACCCCAGGTGCCGACGCGGGAAATTCTTTGGGGCGCCCTCCCATACGCACTGGTCATGGTGCTGGCGATCATTGTGCTGTGCCTATTCCCACAGATCGCGACCGTTCTGCCTGACTACGTCATGGGCGAAGCGCTCTAGAGCAAGATGTCGGCCTCGGCCCATCGGCCATATAGCGGGCTTCCTCGGAAGCCCGTTTTTTCTGCGATGAACTGAGTCCAATCCCTGAGCAATAGCGGCAGATCCGATGGCAATCATCGACCAGCCCGGTTCGTCAGATGTCACTGAAGGAGCGTTGGTAGACCTATGAGGCGCCGCTGTTAGAGCGAGGACGGCTGAAGGGCGCGCGGCCTCGCAGGCAGCTACTTCGAGAATCGGTGTCGGTGCGATTGGGGCTCAAGATACGCTTTTGTATCTCTACTCGGCTCGATCGGCTTCCTGACGCAGCAAGGCGTCCAGGGTGTCCAGCCGGGCGCCATCGAAAGCGACCAGCGTGCCTTGATCGAAAACCCGCCGCGCCAGGCCGGTCAGCACCGAGCCCGGGGGCAGTTCGATATGCAGCCGTACCCCGCGCTCGTAGGCGGTGCGCAGGGTGCCGTGCCAGTCGACGACGCGGCACATGTTGAAGGCCAGATCATCGCGCAATCGCACAGGATCGGCGATGGGTCGTGCCGTGGTGCTGCTCAGGTAGCGGATACGTGGCGCGCGCAGCTCGACGCGGGTGAAGGCCTCGGCCAATTGCGCGGCCGGGGTGTCCAGCAAAGCACTGTGGGATGGCACGCTCACGGCGAGCCGCTTGACGCAAGAGGCACCCAACGCCTGTGCCCGCTGTGCGACCGCAGCCATGGCCGAGTCTGCACCGGCGATGACGATCTGGTTGTCGGCGTTGATGTTAGCCAGGTGCACCGGTGATTGTTCGCCATGCACTTCTGCGAGTAGCCGTTCGACCGTTCCCAGGTCGAGGCCGATGACTGCGGTCATGCCGAAGCCCTCTGGATAAGCGTTCTGCATCAGCTCGCCACGCAGGGCGACCAGCCGCACGGCATCGCGATAATCCAGCGCACCGGCCACCACCGCGGCGGCATAGGCGCCGATGGACAGGCCCGCAACATAGTCGGGCACCTGACCGCCGCGCATCAGCAACCGAGCCCCGGCGACACCGGCGATCAGCAAACAGAGTTGCACGGCGCGGGTGGAGACCAGCGCCTGTTCGCTGTCCAGAGCCAGCGCATCTTCGCCCAGAGCCTCGCTTGCCTGGTCAAGGCATTCCCGCACGTCCGGCTCCTGCGGAAGACGATGCAGCATGCCGGGTTTCTGCGCACCCTGTCCGGGAAAGGCGAACAGGCTGCTCATGCGACCTGCGCCTGCTGCTGCCATGGGTTGTCGATCAACCGCGCGCCGGTGGGGCACTTGAGCAAAACGCGGGCCGAGTCACCGGCCCACTCACGCAGGGCGATGGCGCCAGACGGCGTTTCCAGTTGCAGGTCCACGCGGCATGGGCTGCTTTCCAGAAGACCCAGCAGTTCCCGCGCCGCAGGGCGCGACAGCTCGGTCGGCGTGCGAAGCAGCAGATCTAGGTCGCTTTGCGGATGGACAACCGCAAGCCCAGTAGCCAGTTGATAACCGACCGAACCGGTTACGCCCCAACGTAGCCCCAGGCCGTCTAGAGCGGGCTTCAGCAACGCCAACGCACACAGTGCCGGCTGGCCGCCGGGTGGCACTGATTCGACGAGCTGTTCGGGGCGCACGCAACGCACGAGAGCGCTCGCCGGTACCACCGCAGCGAAACGTTGGTCACGGCTGGCGCCACGCAGACCCACCGCTATCTGACCGCTCGCCACCATGGCCCGGCGCACCACCACTGGCTGCCCGGCGATTAGCACCTGACGCGCCCAGGCGGGTGCGTCGGCCGGGAGATGGGCTGGGGTCATGCCCCACAGCAGGTCATGAGCGAGTGGAGCCTCACGCATTAGCGGCGTCCTCATAATCATCATTGTCGAGTCGCTGAACAGCTGAAGCGGCGCAGAGCGGCTAACCGCCCTGCGCAATGTCTACCATTGTTCGCGCAATAGCTCCCGCACCCGTAGTGATGCCTCGCGGTTCGGCGCGCCGAGACGGCCACTCAGATCGGTGCTGCTACCGATGTCAGCCACGGCTTTTTGCAGGCAGTCACGCACCCGCTGCAGGTCATCACCCGCCGGCTGCTCGATGTCGTCCACCGACAGGGTTTCCCAGAGCAGGCCGAGGGTGGCGTAATTGTCGATGTCGTAGGCCATCGGTGGGTGTTTCGACGCCAGCGCTTCGAGCTCCTCGACACTGCGCAGGGTGATGCGCGCGGCGGCGGCCTTACCCATGGCGTGCACCATCACGCCCGGGTCGCGCAGGGCGATGATCCGCTGGGCCTGGTAGCCGTGGGCGAGAAAGGCACCGGACATGGCTTTGCCCACCAGCAGGGCGATCACCGGATGGCCGGCCAGCCGCGCCCTGGCATAACCATCCACCGCCCCGGCGAGTGCCTGATGAATGCCAAGGGCTTCCTCGCGGCGCCCATAGGCCTGGCTCGGCACGTCGACCACGGCCACCAGCACACGCTTGTCAGCCTTGTCGCGATCGGCTTCGATCACCTCGTCCACCGCTTTGCCCAGGCCCCAACCTTCGAGCAGGCCGACCTCGCCATTGCGGGCACGAAGGAACGGATTCTCGGCATCCGGCACCACGGCGATGTAGCGTGCGGCGCGATTGCCCAGCGTTCCGTCGACGACCTTTACCGACGGCGGATACCCCGCGAGAACTTGGCCGCCGGCCAAGGCTTGCAACCAGATCAATCCGCGGCTCATTGGGCATCTCCTTCATAGAGGGCACGCACCGCGGCGGCACCGTGCTGCGTGCGGGAATCCAACCCTGTCAGGCGTTGCAGGAACCAGGCATGACGGCGACTGCGTGGCTGCGCAGGCTTGCCCAGAGCAAACAGCGTGTGCAGCTTCTCGCGGATAAGATCGGTATCGTCGGCGACATAGGCGTCAACCAGACCGCTGGCATAACGCTGCTCACCGCCGCTCAGGCTCCAGATAAACGGGCGGTCGCGCGAATCGTATTCTTCGATGCCGGCTTCCTGCTCGATCACCTGTGGGCCGTTGAGGCCGATACGGGCTTCGCGGGTGGCGACCAGGTAGCTGCACAGCCCAGCCGCGATGGACATGCCGCCGAAGCAGCCGACCGAGCCGGCGACCACGCCGATCACTGGCTGGTAGTCACGCAATTCGACGATGGCCGCCTGGATCTCGGCGATGGCCGCCAGGCCCAGGTTGGCTTCCTGCAGACGTACACCGCCGGTTTCCAACAGCAGCACGGCGCGGGTCGGGATGCCATTGCGGTTGTCTTCGATGGCCAGCTCCAGCGCGCCGGCGATCTTCGCGCCGCCGACTTCACCCATGCTGCCGCCCTGGAATGCGCCTTCAATGGCGGCGATTACTGCCGGTTGGCCGTCGAGAGTGCCCTTGGCGACCACCACGCCGTCATCGGACTGGGTGACGATGCCCTGCTTCGGCAGCCAGGGTGAGGTGATGCGTTCAAAGGGATCAAGCAGTTCGCGAAAACTGCCTTCATCCATCAGCGCGCGAGCACGCTGGCGAGCGCCGAGTTCGACGAAGCTGCGCGACTTGAGTAAACGGGCCACATTGTCAGCAGGCGAATCAGTCATGGCCGACCTCCTCCAACCCCTGCTCCAGGCGCAAACGAACGACGCCGGGTGTGGCCCCAAAATCGTGAATGTCGATGTTCAAGGCCGGCGGCGTCTGCTCGCGGAACATTCGCTCGAACAGGTGCCTCCAGCGCTGCTCGGCACCGTTGACCGAGGTAACCACCTGGATTGCCAGCTTGCCGGCCTGGCCGGGCTCGAGCAGCACTTCCAGATCGCCCGAGCCGACCACGCCGACCAGGGCCTTGCCGCGGGCGGGCTGCCCGGCGGCGAATTCGAAAGACAGGGTTTCCATGTTCAATTGCTCCCAGTCGGCGCCGACGCAGCGGGCGTCAGACGGTCGAGGAATAAGGTGGCAGCCAAGAGGTCAGCGGCGCCGCCCGGCGAGGCGTTTAGGGCGAGCATGTCGCGATCCAATTCTCGCAATTGACGGCGACCGGCGAGGCTGGCGGCACCACCGGCATTGAGCACGGCGCGGGCGCCCTGCTGCATGCGGTTCAGCCCATCGAGCCCCGCGCGATGCAGCACGCAAGTATCGGTCAGGCTGCTCATGATCGCCAGCAGTGCATCGAGCCGGGCGTTCTGCTCACCCGCCCCGCTGCGGCGGCTCACCAGCAGCTGTGGCAGGCCTTGTTCGATGACGGCGGGAAAGCCGTGCTGTGCCTGTTCCCGCGCACCGAGCACGCCATAAGTACGGCATACCCGTGCACCGTGGCTGTCCGGGTTGTGTGGCGCAGCCGGGTCTCTCAACCGCGCCAGTGCAGCGGCCGTTGCCGCAACGCTTCGGGCGTCAGGCGCGTCGGCTTCCAGCGCCGCCGCTGCGCTGAGCAGCCCCAGCGCCCAGATCGCGCCACGATGGGTATTCACGCCAGCGGCGACGCGGAGCATCTCGGCTTCGCCGTCGCGGCCCAGTTGGCCAAGGTTTTGTCGCAACGGCTGACTAACTTCGCCAAAGGTCTGTGCGGCTTCAGCCATCGCTTTGAACGCCGGCCACAGCGCATGAGCCGAAGCGTGCATCAGCCCCAGGTGCAGATCTCCGTGCGCTCCGTTGCCGCGCCGGTCGACCAGCCCCGGCTTGGGCGACAGGTCGGCCTCGTCGATCAGCGTCTGCACCGCCAGATCGGCCAGGCGCTCGGCCGGTGATGGCTGCTCTTGTCTTGCTATGAGTGCACTCATCACCAGCTCCTGAACTTGGCAGGCGGGCTGTAGAGGCCGCCGGACCACTCCACCAGCTCGGCAATGCTCTTGGCCGCAAGCAGCTCACGGCTGGCGTCGTTGCGACGAATGCCGAGGTCTTCCGGCAGCGCGATCAAACCCTCACGGCGCATGCGCTCGGTGTCTTTCGGGTTATGCCGCAGACCGATGCTGGTGACGCCGGCCACCGCGGCAATCATCGCCTGGCGCTCTTCCAGCGAACGCGCCTTGTACAGGTAAGCGATGCCTTCCTCGGTCAGCAGGTGGGTGACGTCGTCGCCGTAGATCATGATCGGCGCCAGCGGCATGCCGCTCTTCTTCGCCACCTCCACCGCGTCGAGCTGTTCGACAAAGGTGGGTTTGCCGCCTTCCTGGAACGTCTCGACCATCTGCACCACGAGCTTTTTGCCGCGTTCGAGCAGGGTTACCGGGGCTTCGCCACCAGGCATGGCCATGTCCAGCCAGGCCGGCGTCGGATGGCGACGGCCGCGTGGGTCGTGGCCCATGTTCGGCGCGCCGCCAAAGCCGGCCAGGCGGCCACGGGTAACAGTAGAGGAGTGACCGTCGCCATCGACCTGCAGGGTGGCGCCGATGAACAGGTCCACCGCGTACTGGCCGGCGAGCTGGCACATCATGCGGTTGGAGCGCATCGAGCCGTCGCGGCCAGTGAAGAAGACGTCCGGGCGGTGGGCGATATAGTTTTCCATCCCGAGTTCGGTGCCGAAGCAGTGCACGCTCTCGACCCAGCCAGTCTCGATCGCCGGGATCAGCGTCGGGTGCGGGTTGAGCGTCCAGTTGCGGCAGATTTTGCCTTTCAGCCCCAGCGACTCGCCATAAGTCGGCAGGATCAGCTCGATGGCGGCGGTGTTGAAGCCGATGCCGTGGTTGAGCGACTGCACGTTGTGTTTTTCGTAGATGCCGCGAATGGCCATCATCGCCATCAGCACGTGCACCGACTTGATGTGGCGCGGGTCGCGGGTGAACAGCGGTTCGATGTAGAACGGCTTGTCGGCCACCACGACGAAATCGACCCAGCTCGCCGGGATGTCCACACGCGGCAGCTCGTCGACGACCTCATTGACCTGAAAGATGACGATGCCATCGCTGAAGGCCGTCGGTTCCACAAGGGCAGGCGTGTCTTCGGTGCTCGGCCCGGTGTAGATGTTGCCGTGGCGATCGGCCTGGAAGCCCGCCACCAGCGCGACGTTGGGGATCAGGTCCACCAAGAGGCGCGAATAAAGTTCGATGTAGGTGTGGATGGCGCCGACTTCCAGCAGGCCGTCTTCCAGCAGCTGACTGATGCGCAGGCTCTGAGGGCCGGCAAAGGAGAAGTCGAGCTTGCGCGCGATCTGCCGTTCAAAGAGATCCAGATGCTCGGCGCGGCTGACGCTGGGCATGATCATGTGCAAATCGTGAAGTTTGCCGGGGTCGGCCTGGGCCAGCGAGCGGGATAGGAAATCCGCCTGCTTCTGGTTGTTGCCCTCGAGCACCACGCGATCGCCGGGTGCGATCAGGGCTTCGAGCGC from the Stutzerimonas stutzeri genome contains:
- the dctP gene encoding TRAP transporter substrate-binding protein DctP, with product MKALLRTSVVAAMLVASMPSFAETVLRASHQFPGNQGDPRDEMVQIIAREVAAANVGLKVQIYPASSLYKATEQWGALTRGQLDMTALPLDYASGRVPQFSATLMPGLVKNYDHAQRLNESDFIKEIHAIAEKNGAIILADAWLAGGFASKESCITSPDTIKGQVIRAAGPAFENMLAAAGASISSMPSSEIYSGMQTGVLDAANTSNDSFVSYRLYEQVKCLTAPGENALWFMYEPVLISKRTFDKFTPEQKEAMLAAASKAEAYFAEEGPKGEQRMNETFSKAGVKVVSLSKEEHDAWMQVARDSSYKYFAEKVKGGQDLLDKALAVQ
- a CDS encoding TRAP transporter small permease subunit produces the protein MPRRFIRSIEALSRLGGVSSVLLLIIAMVVMCQMILMRYLFRAPTVWQTEVVVFAATAAIFIGAPYVLMKKGHVGVDVVELMMSPPNRRRMQLLGAVLGLTFCVLMTVASVIYVHEAWEGGWTTPTIAAIPLWIPATPMLVGFGLLCLQYVVEMMKLICPALAISGQQSDSAAKDEIIGHSRQNLGEAP
- a CDS encoding TRAP transporter large permease, which encodes MTPTLAGTLLICALLLFLATGMPIAFALGLAAMGGLFMAMGPDVIGVVAETMFAGIGNLAFVSIPMFVLMGAIVAGTPAGADLYRALDRWMYKVPGGLVLSNIGACAVFSGMTGSSPATCAAIGKLGIPEMINRGYPSSVATGSIAAGGTLGILLPPSVTMIIYGIATETSIGRLFLAGVLPGLMLTAMFMCWAMIDARRKGFRFGTEGVYYSLRDKLSALPRIFPLILVIIGVLYVLYGGVATPSEAAGAGAMLTLVVVVLAYRLFKLGTFRNIFSSGMRESVMIMMILASAELFAFALSSLYITQSLAETIASLEVNRWVLMGVINVFLLVAGMFLPPVAVIVMSAPLLFPIVVQAGFDPYWFAVVLTINMEIGLITPPLGLNLFVINGIAPQVPTREILWGALPYALVMVLAIIVLCLFPQIATVLPDYVMGEAL
- the mdcH gene encoding malonate decarboxylase subunit epsilon, whose amino-acid sequence is MSSLFAFPGQGAQKPGMLHRLPQEPDVRECLDQASEALGEDALALDSEQALVSTRAVQLCLLIAGVAGARLLMRGGQVPDYVAGLSIGAYAAAVVAGALDYRDAVRLVALRGELMQNAYPEGFGMTAVIGLDLGTVERLLAEVHGEQSPVHLANINADNQIVIAGADSAMAAVAQRAQALGASCVKRLAVSVPSHSALLDTPAAQLAEAFTRVELRAPRIRYLSSTTARPIADPVRLRDDLAFNMCRVVDWHGTLRTAYERGVRLHIELPPGSVLTGLARRVFDQGTLVAFDGARLDTLDALLRQEADRAE
- a CDS encoding malonate decarboxylase holo-ACP synthase, translating into MREAPLAHDLLWGMTPAHLPADAPAWARQVLIAGQPVVVRRAMVASGQIAVGLRGASRDQRFAAVVPASALVRCVRPEQLVESVPPGGQPALCALALLKPALDGLGLRWGVTGSVGYQLATGLAVVHPQSDLDLLLRTPTELSRPAARELLGLLESSPCRVDLQLETPSGAIALREWAGDSARVLLKCPTGARLIDNPWQQQAQVA
- the mdcE gene encoding biotin-independent malonate decarboxylase subunit gamma; amino-acid sequence: MSRGLIWLQALAGGQVLAGYPPSVKVVDGTLGNRAARYIAVVPDAENPFLRARNGEVGLLEGWGLGKAVDEVIEADRDKADKRVLVAVVDVPSQAYGRREEALGIHQALAGAVDGYARARLAGHPVIALLVGKAMSGAFLAHGYQAQRIIALRDPGVMVHAMGKAAAARITLRSVEELEALASKHPPMAYDIDNYATLGLLWETLSVDDIEQPAGDDLQRVRDCLQKAVADIGSSTDLSGRLGAPNREASLRVRELLREQW
- a CDS encoding biotin-independent malonate decarboxylase subunit beta codes for the protein MTDSPADNVARLLKSRSFVELGARQRARALMDEGSFRELLDPFERITSPWLPKQGIVTQSDDGVVVAKGTLDGQPAVIAAIEGAFQGGSMGEVGGAKIAGALELAIEDNRNGIPTRAVLLLETGGVRLQEANLGLAAIAEIQAAIVELRDYQPVIGVVAGSVGCFGGMSIAAGLCSYLVATREARIGLNGPQVIEQEAGIEEYDSRDRPFIWSLSGGEQRYASGLVDAYVADDTDLIREKLHTLFALGKPAQPRSRRHAWFLQRLTGLDSRTQHGAAAVRALYEGDAQ
- a CDS encoding malonate decarboxylase subunit delta, with the protein product METLSFEFAAGQPARGKALVGVVGSGDLEVLLEPGQAGKLAIQVVTSVNGAEQRWRHLFERMFREQTPPALNIDIHDFGATPGVVRLRLEQGLEEVGHD
- a CDS encoding triphosphoribosyl-dephospho-CoA synthase; translated protein: MSALIARQEQPSPAERLADLAVQTLIDEADLSPKPGLVDRRGNGAHGDLHLGLMHASAHALWPAFKAMAEAAQTFGEVSQPLRQNLGQLGRDGEAEMLRVAAGVNTHRGAIWALGLLSAAAALEADAPDARSVAATAAALARLRDPAAPHNPDSHGARVCRTYGVLGAREQAQHGFPAVIEQGLPQLLVSRRSGAGEQNARLDALLAIMSSLTDTCVLHRAGLDGLNRMQQGARAVLNAGGAASLAGRRQLRELDRDMLALNASPGGAADLLAATLFLDRLTPAASAPTGSN
- the mdcA gene encoding malonate decarboxylase subunit alpha produces the protein MTTTISPPPQWSRRRAEKARRLDLVRNLADGVVLPTDKIVAALEALIAPGDRVVLEGNNQKQADFLSRSLAQADPGKLHDLHMIMPSVSRAEHLDLFERQIARKLDFSFAGPQSLRISQLLEDGLLEVGAIHTYIELYSRLLVDLIPNVALVAGFQADRHGNIYTGPSTEDTPALVEPTAFSDGIVIFQVNEVVDELPRVDIPASWVDFVVVADKPFYIEPLFTRDPRHIKSVHVLMAMMAIRGIYEKHNVQSLNHGIGFNTAAIELILPTYGESLGLKGKICRNWTLNPHPTLIPAIETGWVESVHCFGTELGMENYIAHRPDVFFTGRDGSMRSNRMMCQLAGQYAVDLFIGATLQVDGDGHSSTVTRGRLAGFGGAPNMGHDPRGRRHPTPAWLDMAMPGGEAPVTLLERGKKLVVQMVETFQEGGKPTFVEQLDAVEVAKKSGMPLAPIMIYGDDVTHLLTEEGIAYLYKARSLEERQAMIAAVAGVTSIGLRHNPKDTERMRREGLIALPEDLGIRRNDASRELLAAKSIAELVEWSGGLYSPPAKFRSW